The following proteins are co-located in the Pan troglodytes isolate AG18354 chromosome 5, NHGRI_mPanTro3-v2.0_pri, whole genome shotgun sequence genome:
- the C6H6orf89 gene encoding bombesin receptor-activated protein C6orf89 homolog isoform X1, giving the protein MDFVLEDMDLAANEISIYDKLSETVDLVRQTGHQCGMSEKAIEKFIRQLLEKNEPQRPPPQYPLLIVVYKVLATLGLILLTAYFVIQPFSPLAPEPVLSGAHTWRSLIHHIRLMSLPIAKKYMSENKGVPLRGGDEDRPFPDFDPWWTNDCEQNESEPIPANCTGCAQKHLKVMLLEDAPRKFERLHPLVIKTGKPLLEEEIQHFLCQYPEATEGFSEGFFAKWWRCFPERWFPFPYPWRRPLNRSQMLRELFPVFTHLPFPKDASLNKCSFLHPEPVVGSKMHKMPDLFMIGSGEAMLQLIPPFQCRRHCQSVAMPIEPGDIGYVDTTHWKVYVIARGVQPLVICDGTAFSEL; this is encoded by the exons GGATTTTGTATTGGAAGACATGGATCTTGCTGCCAACGAGATCAGCATTTATGACAAACTTTCAGAGACTGTTGATTTGGTGAGACAGACCGGCCATCAGTGTGGCATGTCAGAGAAGGCAATTGAAAAATTTATCAGACAGCTGCTGGAAAAGAATGAACCTCAGAGACCACCCCCGCAGTATCCTCTCCTTATAGTTGTATATAAG GTTCTCGCAACCTTGGGATTAATCTTGCTCACTGCCTACTTTGTGATTCAACCTTTCAGCCCATTAGCACCTGAGCCAGTGCTTTCTGGAGCTCACACCTGGCGCTCACTCATCCATCACATTAGGCTGATGTCCTTGCCCATTGCCAAGAAGTACATGTCAGAAAATAAGGGAGTTCCTCTGCGTGGGGGTGATGAAGACAGACCCTTTCCAG ACTTTGACCCCTGGTGGACAAACGACTGTGAGCAGAATGAGTCAGAGCCCATTCCTGCCAACTGCACTGGCTGTGCCCAGAAACACCTGAAGGTGATGCTCCTGGAAGACGCCCCAAGGAAATTTGAGAGGCTCCATCCACTGGTGATCAAG ACGGGAAAGCCCCTGTTGGAGGAGGAGATTCAGCATTTTTTGTGCCAGTACCCTGAGGCGACAGAAGGCTTCTCTGAAGGGTTTTTCGCCAAGTGGTGGCGCTGCTTTCCTGAACGGTGGTTCCCATTTCCTTATCCATG GAGGAGACCTCTGAACAGATCACAAATGTTACGTGAGCTTTTTCCTGTTTTCACTCACCTGCCATTTCCAAAAGATGCCTCTTTAAACAAGTGCTCCTTTCTTCACCCAGAACCTGTTGTGGGGAGTAAG ATGCATAAGATGCCTGACCTATTTATGATTGGCAGCGGTGAGGCCATGTTGCAGCTCATCCCTCCCTTCCAGTGCCGAAGACATTGTCAGTCTGTGGCCATGCCAATAGAGCCAGGGGATATCG GCTATGTCGACACCACCCACTGGAAGGTCTACGTTATAGCCAGAGGGGTCCAGCCTTTGGTCATCTGCGATGGAACCGCTTTCTCAGAACTGTAG
- the C6H6orf89 gene encoding bombesin receptor-activated protein C6orf89 homolog isoform X2: MDLAANEISIYDKLSETVDLVRQTGHQCGMSEKAIEKFIRQLLEKNEPQRPPPQYPLLIVVYKVLATLGLILLTAYFVIQPFSPLAPEPVLSGAHTWRSLIHHIRLMSLPIAKKYMSENKGVPLRGGDEDRPFPDFDPWWTNDCEQNESEPIPANCTGCAQKHLKVMLLEDAPRKFERLHPLVIKTGKPLLEEEIQHFLCQYPEATEGFSEGFFAKWWRCFPERWFPFPYPWRRPLNRSQMLRELFPVFTHLPFPKDASLNKCSFLHPEPVVGSKMHKMPDLFMIGSGEAMLQLIPPFQCRRHCQSVAMPIEPGDIGYVDTTHWKVYVIARGVQPLVICDGTAFSEL; the protein is encoded by the exons ATGGATCTTGCTGCCAACGAGATCAGCATTTATGACAAACTTTCAGAGACTGTTGATTTGGTGAGACAGACCGGCCATCAGTGTGGCATGTCAGAGAAGGCAATTGAAAAATTTATCAGACAGCTGCTGGAAAAGAATGAACCTCAGAGACCACCCCCGCAGTATCCTCTCCTTATAGTTGTATATAAG GTTCTCGCAACCTTGGGATTAATCTTGCTCACTGCCTACTTTGTGATTCAACCTTTCAGCCCATTAGCACCTGAGCCAGTGCTTTCTGGAGCTCACACCTGGCGCTCACTCATCCATCACATTAGGCTGATGTCCTTGCCCATTGCCAAGAAGTACATGTCAGAAAATAAGGGAGTTCCTCTGCGTGGGGGTGATGAAGACAGACCCTTTCCAG ACTTTGACCCCTGGTGGACAAACGACTGTGAGCAGAATGAGTCAGAGCCCATTCCTGCCAACTGCACTGGCTGTGCCCAGAAACACCTGAAGGTGATGCTCCTGGAAGACGCCCCAAGGAAATTTGAGAGGCTCCATCCACTGGTGATCAAG ACGGGAAAGCCCCTGTTGGAGGAGGAGATTCAGCATTTTTTGTGCCAGTACCCTGAGGCGACAGAAGGCTTCTCTGAAGGGTTTTTCGCCAAGTGGTGGCGCTGCTTTCCTGAACGGTGGTTCCCATTTCCTTATCCATG GAGGAGACCTCTGAACAGATCACAAATGTTACGTGAGCTTTTTCCTGTTTTCACTCACCTGCCATTTCCAAAAGATGCCTCTTTAAACAAGTGCTCCTTTCTTCACCCAGAACCTGTTGTGGGGAGTAAG ATGCATAAGATGCCTGACCTATTTATGATTGGCAGCGGTGAGGCCATGTTGCAGCTCATCCCTCCCTTCCAGTGCCGAAGACATTGTCAGTCTGTGGCCATGCCAATAGAGCCAGGGGATATCG GCTATGTCGACACCACCCACTGGAAGGTCTACGTTATAGCCAGAGGGGTCCAGCCTTTGGTCATCTGCGATGGAACCGCTTTCTCAGAACTGTAG